In the Populus nigra chromosome 2, ddPopNigr1.1, whole genome shotgun sequence genome, ATATGTTGTCAAGCATAAAAAAGCCCACACGCACCTTGGCTAGGAAGCTTGGCCTACATGCTTGTGTAAGGTTTTTTCTAAAGAGCAGGTGAAGACCTATTACTCGTTGAATAATTTTCTAGTCACCTTAAATGATTGGAAAATTGGTGTTTGAGTTTTTGGACTGAAAAACAACCTAGAAAGTCATTAAATCTATTTCCAATCTTAAAAAactctttaattaatataattgatGTGATGTCAATTTTTCATAAAGATCATCTTTTTCCTTACAAACcttatctttttttccttcGAGTACGTTTTTTAGCCCTCGTCTTTTGGATAATGCACTTTTTAgccacatctttttttttcttagtgtgCTTTTGAGCTCTCACCTGAAACACTTTCAGAATGATTAACCATTTCTTGATCTAGTGAGTCCATTATTTCtcattcatttttcttctttacaaagtTTACAATCTAAAGTCTCCTACAAGATTTTCTATCATAAacattgttgtaacccatttttgggtccacacaaataaaaaaatatataataaaaaaaagaatttgaacagtgtcgttttgaCACTGTTCCTCTTCCCGCATGCTGCCGAAATCAAGGGAGCCGAACCTCGACAGTCACGcccaatggccgaccagccgcaACGTGATTTGCTCCTAAGGCGCACTAGCAAAAGGGACCAGCTCCTTTCCCCCCTATAAAAAGGAGAGACCCCGAAAGAGGGAAGAGGGGAAAAAAGGACAGAAGAGAGGGGAAGaaacgaaaaaaacagagaaaaaaaaatagagggaaaGAAACGGGCAGAGAAGAGGGAGGAGATTGAAGAACAACACCAACAGAGTAGTTGAGCCATCACCGAACCAGGAACCAGCTGAGGGGACCAGCATCATCATAGACTTTTCCTTCTCCAGAATCCACTCCCCAGGCCGCCGCCGCCAGCACCTCCACGAAGCCGCTGCAGAGACGGAAGAACATTGTTGACAGAgggaacaaaagaaacaaagagaagaagCAACGCAGAACAGAGGGGAAGAGAAGAACAGTAACCTCTCTCTCAGGTCTCTTTCTCTCCACCGTTTGAAACAGCACCATTGCTGCCACAACACTGTCACCATCAACGCCACCGTCAGGTAATCCTTTCTCTCCTCTGTCCATTTTTTGTTCATcttcatttgcatgcagaacgtgagcaattcacgttctgcagcaaatgaaatataattaggTGGTTACTGTGTGGAGCACAGTAACCACCTAATTATAATTCACTGGTTACTATgcgaaaataattataattcatttgttATTATGCACTATGCATGTACAGTAACCCGGTTACTGTTGTTTCGGGCTGGACCGAGCCCTGTAGGAAGTAGACCCAATTTattttgggctgatttcggcccagtttacttttgggccgggtctggcccgttcgaacaaaaattcttcaaaaattattttaaaaatatgtgattttctgtaattttattactgtatttttatcaatatcggtttgtatttttatactgtaaagatacaaatccggtattaaaatacctggtttttgtcaagttttcaaattaaaaaatgttttgttttcatgcatacggcctagtctctccaatatatatatataaatattataacatcatattttcacacaacaaaggaaatttcaaaacaatatatgtattagcatgcattttggctttaataaccagtttattcaagccatgagaactatgccaatattttaaaaattctaaaaaaacctttttgtcttcttttagtatttgggattacaaatttatacgtaaaacgtattcctgatattaaaaatatggtttttttacatagacattagaacggttatgttttacccgataagataaggacctccttattgaggaggacttttcttgaaccctagacggaccaacaactaggaaacacaacgagaccttcaattttatcagacaaataaacaatgcagcttaccttaggtagggcgtatttggggtgctaataccttctctttacgcaaccagtccccgtacctaatctctgagaccaattagggttcctagtgaccaaaatattaggtggcgactcccattccattttctaccaacaaaagacaatattttcttgtctccccatatttgccagatagataccatacacactTCCTAGATTTAAAAGTGGAATACTTCaccgcgacgccgcgcacccgcgacagaatggcgactccactggggaccttgtggactaagttttgtttttgtctgatttatttgtgttttcatgtgtttattgttaatttgcctttccttttgttatctgtttatatgctttaaatatttttacacatattgttcatgcatttgtatagaactgtctcatgcatcttatagaactgtcacatgcatcacatactttgattttgagaagcacacacaagctttaagttaggtgggggattAGCGAtttgccctatgactattggtcagggtttaaatgcgtgaaacacccgactcatatctgagtgcctgcttggtaatggtgggtatatGTACCTTAATTGttccttgcaacgcccccatactgtctttacgaagaacgtcactaggcagatatgagaccctttcAAGACCAGATAGAAAACCTACTCGTTCTCACCTAATAAATAGAACTTGTCCTTAGGATATCTATCTTACGTTCATCTACATCAtgattaataatgttaaattcatcaatccaAGTTTTTGAGCCGAAATCATGACTAAGTACCTATCTTTccaagagtttgggcaagaatctaAGTTGACTCAAGTAGCTGAAGGAAAATGCCCAAGAATCGATGCTAGTAGGTTGCCTGGCATTACCAAGATAAATCACATGGTAAATGACTTGGGGAAGTTAGTGTCCATTATGGAATATATTGATGAGACTATTTTTGAAAGGCGATATGGGAGAATTGCACAACCAATGAGGTTACCCGTACAAGCAGCAGCAATCAAAGCCCTACTAATTTTTTGGGATCCTAGTTATCGATGTTTTACCTTCGGGAATGTCGATATGACACCGACTTTGGAGGAATATGAAAGGATTTTAGATTTTCCAAACAACAACCACAAGATCTACCTCAGGCGAAGATTTGAAGACACAGCTTCAGAGGTAGTCAGTTTATTAGGCTTGGGAAAGATCAGCCAATGTAGAGTCGCAGAGGGGGGTTTCAAATGGAAGGTCATTGAAGCCcgaatgaagaaaaatgctGAAGAAGGCAAGTTGAGAGAGGAACGATACAGGTTGGTGGCCTTCGCCATTTTTGGGCTAGTATTATTCCCTTTCGAAATCGGAGTCATCAGTTTGGAAGCAGCAAGTGTCTTCATAGAATACGAGCGTGACCGGATCAATCCCTCGTCAGCCATTTTGGGAGAAACCATGTTATCACTCAACCACTGTAGAACGCATGGAAAAGGAGCCATGAGATGTTGCATCCCTATGTTGTATTTATGGATTATCAGTCATATCGAAACACCAAGGGACATTTTTAACaacttttggtggtttgacCTGCGACCGTTAAAGGTTACCATGGATGAGACTTGGAAGAATTGGGATGAGAAAGCATGGATAGATAAATATGCAGCATTGCCAAGGAGCAACTTCAAATGGAAAGCACCATGGATGAACGTCATCTGCACAATGAGCTGTGGAAACAAGATATGGGTTCCTTTGATTGGTGTAACCGGGTACATCAGCTACGCCCCCGCCCTCGTAACAAGGCAGTTGGGTGGAATGCAGTATGCACCAAGAACTCTGGGTTTAGCTGATTTCGTCGGTTTATTCAAACACCAACCTTTCCTCGAGGAGATGGAACTTATCCGACAAGATTGGGAAAGACCCCTGATGGTAAAAAGGCAAGAAGGGAGCACATTTGAAACATCATTCAGCCAGAACTATAGAGTTTGGAGGAACAAAGAGCTTTTTGAAGTGAAGGGTTTCTCAATACCAAAACATCCAGAATCCACAATAgagcaacaaaaaaggaaaaggactgATATTGAGGAAGAGTTGAGAAAGTAGCTAGAACAATGTAGAATTGATCTCAGCAAGAGCAAAGGGCAGCAACAACtgttagaaaatcaattagaagaagaaaacacgaTGAGGGTTTACTTGAACCAGCAGTTGGAAAAACAGGATAAGCAATTAACATCCTTAAAGGAATGGCTGAAAAGGGCCGAGGTAGctgaagaaatagcaaaagcGGTTCAGGCTGAGTTAAGGAATCAAATAACTGAGTATGATAAGCTGTTTAACAAGAACGGGCTCACACAAAAAGAGTTGGCTAAGGTTAAGAGATCAACCAAAGGCAAGATGAGTGTCGATAAAGAGATGGTGGATTCCTTGAAGAAAGAAATGAGCATTCTTTTAAAGAAAGTGGAAGTTGAAAAGGAGAAGAATCGGCTAGCCCATCTCGACATAGAAGAGGAAAGAAGGATCAAAGCTCAATACATGATGCAACTAGAGGAAGAGAGAAGTTCAAGAAAGGCTGCAGAGTCTGATATGAGAGATTACCAGAAGAGAGCCGAGTCTTCGAAAGGAAGGATGATGGCTTTACAATCGAAGATCGAGATACGAGAAGAAGAGTTAAAAGAGATGAGCAGCCATTACTTCGAGATGGAAGAGGAGCTCAGTAAGGCTAAGCAAGAGCGTCAAGAATGTCAAGACTACATGGACAACTTTACagttcaaattaactccaaaatagcCGAGCTGGATATCGAAAAGGAAGAACTACAGAGGGTAAGGGATAAGTTGGCCCGGTCGGAGGATATGGTTCGAGTGTTGGAAAGAAGTAATGAAGCCCTAGGAGCCAGCAACGAAGTGATAATTGCAGATAACACCGTGTTCCATGATAAGATAAGGCACATAACGAAGCAGGTCGAGCAAGCAGCCCGTTATGCAGAAAGATTGCAACAACAAGCAATCCAAGTTGGAAATGATGCTTCAAAGTATTGGGAATACATGGCGGCCATCACATGTTTTATTGGGGACTTAGCTAATAGGGGAAACACCTTTTAAAGGGTAACAATGTATAACGCCCTGTTTGGTAATCATTGTATGAACgacttttatttataagaaggTCATGACCTATCTTTCTTTCTAAATGTGTTTTGGTAAGCTACTATGATAAAGAACTTGGCAAACCCTCCTTTACAGTAATCGGGTCAACTCAGAAATCTTGCCTAAAGGATTACGAAAGTCATGAGTCGGCTCTAAAATATACATTGTATgagcatcatattttcatcacgcatttgtttttaatttatcataggCATtccagatcgtgaaacataggccccacaTCCAAAGTCCACAACACCCGGTTTAgagcaagaatggagaacgaaaaaagagctcacttagagtcacattatcagaccgagttggagtccgtaaaaaatgaagtttctcggctaaccgacttactCGAGCAGCttttaagagctaagaatggggagggaacatcaacacaacagcttgaaggagcgccagcagctcacatccctcaagcatctcaaaaccagggggcaaactcggccaatggacaacattttgtgcctatcacccctatccagccaactcacgCTCCAATCACTATGGACTTAACAATTGAGGGAGTCCCGGATAATAGATCTCCCAGTTTGATAGACCAAGACAAGCTATTTGctctggaagaaagattaagggcagttgagggtaatgattggtttgaccctatgcgagcagccgaagtatgtttggtaccaaacatcgtggtgcCAAAAGATTTCCGGATACTAGAATTCATTAAGTAtaccggtttggaatgcccaaacactcaccttcgatcctactgcaacaaaatggcggaagtaatccgtgatgataaattgctaatctatttctttcaagatagcctagcaggatccgctttaagctggtacatgaggttagatagCATCAGGATCAAGAGCTTGAGAgatttggtggaggctttccttaaacagtacaagtttaaccTGAAAATTGCTCCAGATCGGACAAGTCTAATGCCAATGGAGAAGAGGAGCCAAGAGTCAGTAAGGGCCTATGCACAaaggtggagggatgaggcaatgcatgtccaaccccctttgatagaaacagagATGGTGAACTTGTTTGCtaataccttcaaggcaccttattatgagcacctaatgggtagttcctctcaacatttctatgatgcggtacacatagctgaaaggatagagcaagggattaaagctgggcgTATAGCGATGCCagtggaaaaaaaaggttttattagaagaaagagagaaggcgatattaacaacttggaaggcgggtataggggcaagaaagtagattcccataatccacaagtacctacctctcaattctcacacatgaactttaaccaatctttttttcctaatcgaacaaataaccagtcaaacaaccaaaatcactaccaaagacccCATACaagatacccttcagaacaactgccgccactacccatgcctttgaaggacatgtacgccaaactgttgagcattgggcacatagctcctatccctacactaccattacaaccaccattcccaatttggtacaagcccgagttgacttgtgagtaccACGCGGGTAATCCtgggcatgggattgaaacctgttacgctttcaagaaaagattattggagcttattaagataggatgggtatcctttgaagacaagcccaatgTTAATTCAAACtcgttgcctaaacatgcctcaagtagtagtggaataggcatgatagaagttggaaatcaatgcaaggtgttgaaggtgtctatggaaaagatgtacgatatgttagtacgatcaggatttctaaAGGTAAATGTGGAAAGTCATTCGGAGGGAGGTGgttattgtgagttccatggaagagatggacaccatattgaggattgcatcgagttttgcgaaaagattgcaaaaatgttaaaaatggggcaattgagaattgaacccatggagagcaggggtgaggtgagtatgatggaaggtcaagatgagatgacaGGAGTATGCAAGGTCCAACAAACAGCTAATGGGcccccaaggctaatcttggttaaaCCGTCCTACACAAAAgggaatcacaatgccatgcACTACAAACGGTTATGCCTCCAACGTTCAAACTCCACTTCCTTTGTTCCAAACTGAGATTAGTGGTTTGACTcggagtggtcgttgctttacgcccgAGGAGTTGAGGAAGGCAAAGGGCAAAGAAGTAGTAGATCTTgacaaagcactagaagttaataagccggtaacagaagaggagtcgaatgaattcttgaagttgatcaagcatagcgaatattgcatagtagatcaactaaagaagactccagctaAGATCTCCCTtatgtccttgatactcagctctgagccgcatcgaaacaccttgcaaaaggtattgaatgaggcatatgtaccccaagacattgaacatAAAACTATGGAGCATCTGGTggggaggatccatgcaactaattacctgtacttcacggctgatgagcttgatgctgaaggtaccggacataacaagcccttatacattacggttaggtgcaaggactgcctcataggaaaggtactcattgataatggctcggcccttaacgtattgccaaagcacattctggaagaaatgccgatcgatgaatcccatataaagccgagtactatgatggccaaagcgtatgatggctcacctaggccaataattAGGGCTTTAGAAATGGAGctatatgtgggaccacaaatgttcctagtaacacttcaggttatggatattcacccttcctatagtatgttgttaggaagaccttggattcatgcagcGGGGGCAATAGCTTCGTCATTAcaccaatgcctgaagtatatcatgaatgggatgttggtaactgtcaaggccaaggagacagtatccatgataaagaatatggctgtgccttttatcgaagcagatgattgcaaggataacaatatccatgcctttgagattgtgaacactgattgggtgccggagaacacagtgctaagaaggccaaggatatcagaagcagcaaggatggcaagtctatgcttcttggaccgcgggatcccatttcagtgGATACCAGAAGGTGTTAATTCGGCAAAGATAACATGTGTTGATCAAAGATTTGGGCTAGGATATAAACCTAACAAGGAGGATCATCGGTGGGATGCTGGTCGGAGAAGGGAAAGAAGAATAACTAGAATTGAAGGAAGGGAGCgtgaagaagaaaagctagaaatccctccccttagcgtgtcattcccaaaagctgcatacataatacaacatgataaagaagctgaaagccttgatcaagagctgtcaaacatgagcataaataccttgggggAAAACAAGGTGGAAGGAGGTGACATGAAGACAGTAGCGAGAAAGGGAGACGAAACACTGCCACAACTGACGGTCTACACCCTAGAAGGagtctccgccaagacctttgtgcgcaagttggctcaggGCGAGAAGTTTCAGAACTTGGTGATccaagaagctccagtagttttcaaaatgtaaaccca is a window encoding:
- the LOC133682902 gene encoding uncharacterized protein LOC133682902, with the protein product MRVYLNQQLEKQDKQLTSLKEWLKRAEVAEEIAKAVQAELRNQITEYDKLFNKNGLTQKELAKVKRSTKGKMSVDKEMVDSLKKEMSILLKKVEVEKEKNRLAHLDIEEERRIKAQYMMQLEEERSSRKAAESDMRDYQKRAESSKGRMMALQSKIEIREEELKEMSSHYFEMEEELSKAKQERQECQDYMDNFTVQINSKIAELDIEKEELQRVRDKLARSEDMVRVLERSNEALGASNEVIIADNTVFHDKIRHITKQVEQAARYAERLQQQAIQVGNDASKYWEYMAAITCFIGDLANRGNTF